From Frateuria aurantia DSM 6220, one genomic window encodes:
- a CDS encoding FecCD family ABC transporter permease: MRAVSLSAGGWLALAGGIWLGSCLIALCAGRYPLDLSALAGYVWHLAGGRSDLTGAQLQTMHALIYESRLPRLLGASMMGAALALAGATYQSAFRNPLVSPGLLGVLSGAGFGAALAIVLGLPALAIQGTAFAGGLLASAVGVGIAHRLGGGSPMTLIFGGLISNALFTALLSILKFVADPDQQLSDIVFWLLGSLDRLSMPGLLPLALVLVPGCLLLLAMARLLDLLTLGDDEANALGIPAVRLRYLVIATATLIAAMTVAAAGIIGWLGLIVPHVTRLLVGPQHRRMMPVAALLGASFLVLADTLSRSLSSTEIPVGIMTELAGALSLLAVLHIIRRYLW, encoded by the coding sequence GTGAGAGCCGTTTCCTTGTCTGCCGGTGGCTGGCTGGCACTGGCCGGGGGGATCTGGCTGGGCAGCTGCCTGATCGCCCTCTGCGCCGGCCGCTATCCGCTGGACTTGTCTGCCTTGGCCGGCTATGTCTGGCATCTGGCCGGAGGCCGCAGTGATCTGACCGGCGCTCAGCTGCAGACCATGCATGCGCTGATCTACGAATCCCGATTGCCGCGGTTGCTGGGTGCCAGCATGATGGGGGCGGCCCTTGCTCTGGCTGGCGCTACCTATCAGTCGGCTTTTCGCAATCCGCTGGTATCACCCGGGCTGCTGGGCGTGCTCAGCGGGGCCGGCTTCGGTGCCGCGCTGGCCATCGTGCTGGGGCTTCCGGCCCTTGCCATTCAGGGCACAGCTTTTGCGGGAGGGCTGCTGGCCTCGGCGGTGGGCGTGGGCATCGCTCACCGGCTGGGCGGCGGCAGCCCGATGACCCTGATTTTTGGCGGACTGATCAGCAACGCCTTGTTCACCGCCTTGTTGTCGATTCTGAAATTCGTCGCCGACCCCGACCAGCAATTGTCCGACATCGTGTTCTGGCTGCTGGGCAGCCTGGATCGCCTGAGCATGCCGGGCCTGCTGCCGCTGGCCTTGGTGCTGGTGCCGGGCTGCCTGCTCCTGTTGGCGATGGCACGATTGCTTGACCTGTTGACCCTAGGTGATGACGAGGCCAATGCCCTGGGCATTCCGGCGGTGCGACTGCGCTATCTGGTGATCGCGACGGCCACCCTGATCGCGGCGATGACAGTGGCCGCCGCCGGCATCATCGGTTGGCTGGGCCTGATCGTGCCGCATGTCACCCGTTTGCTGGTCGGGCCTCAGCATCGGCGGATGATGCCGGTGGCGGCCTTGTTGGGCGCCAGTTTTCTGGTGCTGGCCGATACCTTGTCGCGCAGCCTCAGCAGCACCGAGATTCCGGTCGGCATCATGACAGAACTGGCTGGTGCCCTGAGTCTGCTGGCTGTATTGCATATCATTCGGCGGTATCTGTGGTGA
- a CDS encoding FdhF/YdeP family oxidoreductase yields MSEKTSTSETAGSVPGVKPYDGPAGGWGALGAVARAVKEQMAVGREGAALRKVNQPNGFDCPGCAWPDPDHHSTFEFCENGAKAVAWEATAKRVTPAFFAEHTVSELWNWSDFALEGEGRLTDPMRYDAASDTFQPVPWDEAFGQIGAALRNLPEADAAEFYTSGRASNEAAFLYQLFVRAYGTNNFPDCSNMCHEATSVGLPASIGVGKGTVTLADFDHCDALFSFGHNPGTNHPRMLATLREVSRRGVPIIAFNPLRERGLERFLSPQSPKEMLTGDATEIAKSYYQVRIGGDLAVLKGMMKWLVEADAVDLEQGGNGLLDREFIAEHTDGVQALLDDLRDTRWDDIVSRSGLSRADIEAAAKVYARAERVIICYGMGMTQHRHGTENVQQMANLLLLRGNIGRQGAGIAPIRGHSNVQGDRTVGITEKPDAALIEGIRRTYGFTPPAKHGHDAVAAVKAINEGRSRALICLGGNLAVAMPDPDLTFAAMRKLDLAVHIATKLNRSHLITAGQSFILPCLGRTELDMQASGPQSVTVEDSMSMVHASQGGLQPASLQLRSEVAIIGGIAQAALPESTIDWQGMVDNYDLIRDGIESVFPAFRDFNERVRKPRGFRLYVGASERDWGGPGARAHFLLAPGLDEDPGLPADALTMATIRSHDQYNTTIYGLNDRYRGIAGRRDIVFVNADDLSARGLAHGDLVDITSLAVPGLSDPPMVRRYTAVAYDIPRGSVAMYYPEGNGLLPLAAHDPQSGTPAYKSIPVALRPAAA; encoded by the coding sequence GTGAGCGAGAAGACATCCACTTCCGAAACCGCCGGATCGGTTCCCGGCGTCAAGCCCTATGACGGCCCCGCCGGTGGCTGGGGGGCGCTGGGTGCGGTGGCACGTGCCGTCAAGGAACAGATGGCGGTCGGTCGCGAAGGCGCGGCCCTGCGCAAGGTCAACCAGCCCAACGGCTTCGACTGTCCAGGTTGTGCCTGGCCGGATCCCGATCACCATTCGACTTTTGAATTCTGCGAGAACGGCGCCAAGGCGGTGGCCTGGGAGGCCACCGCGAAGCGGGTGACACCGGCCTTCTTCGCCGAACATACAGTCAGCGAACTCTGGAACTGGTCGGATTTCGCGCTGGAAGGCGAGGGCAGGCTGACCGATCCGATGCGCTATGACGCGGCCAGCGACACGTTCCAGCCGGTGCCCTGGGACGAAGCTTTCGGCCAGATCGGTGCGGCCCTGCGAAACTTGCCCGAAGCCGATGCGGCCGAGTTCTATACCTCGGGCCGGGCATCCAATGAGGCGGCCTTTCTGTACCAGTTGTTTGTCCGCGCCTACGGTACCAACAATTTTCCCGACTGCTCCAACATGTGTCATGAGGCGACCAGTGTCGGCCTGCCGGCCTCGATCGGCGTGGGCAAGGGTACGGTGACACTGGCTGATTTCGATCACTGTGATGCCTTGTTCAGCTTCGGTCACAACCCGGGCACCAACCACCCGCGCATGCTGGCGACGCTGCGCGAGGTCTCGAGGCGCGGGGTGCCGATCATTGCTTTCAATCCCCTGCGCGAGCGCGGACTGGAGCGATTCCTGTCGCCGCAGAGTCCGAAGGAGATGCTGACAGGCGATGCCACCGAGATCGCCAAAAGCTATTACCAGGTCAGGATCGGCGGCGATCTGGCCGTGCTGAAGGGGATGATGAAGTGGCTGGTCGAGGCTGATGCAGTCGACCTTGAGCAGGGTGGCAACGGGCTGCTGGATCGCGAGTTCATTGCTGAACATACCGATGGCGTACAGGCCCTGCTTGATGATCTGCGGGACACCCGCTGGGACGACATTGTCAGCCGTTCCGGCCTGAGCCGTGCCGATATCGAGGCGGCGGCGAAAGTCTATGCGCGTGCCGAGCGTGTCATCATCTGCTATGGCATGGGGATGACCCAGCATCGCCACGGCACAGAGAACGTGCAGCAGATGGCCAATCTGCTGCTGTTGCGCGGCAATATCGGGCGCCAGGGCGCAGGCATCGCGCCGATTCGCGGACATTCCAACGTCCAGGGTGACCGGACGGTGGGGATCACCGAAAAGCCCGATGCGGCACTGATCGAGGGGATTCGGCGTACCTACGGCTTCACGCCTCCGGCAAAGCACGGTCATGATGCAGTGGCGGCAGTGAAGGCGATCAACGAAGGCCGTTCCAGAGCACTGATCTGCCTGGGCGGCAATCTGGCAGTGGCCATGCCAGATCCCGATCTCACCTTTGCCGCGATGCGCAAACTCGATCTGGCGGTCCATATCGCCACCAAGCTCAATCGCTCTCATCTGATTACCGCAGGGCAGAGTTTCATTCTGCCCTGTCTGGGTCGTACCGAACTCGACATGCAGGCCAGTGGTCCGCAGTCGGTGACGGTGGAGGACTCGATGTCGATGGTGCATGCCTCCCAGGGCGGGTTGCAGCCGGCCTCTCTGCAGCTGCGATCGGAAGTGGCCATCATCGGAGGTATCGCCCAGGCCGCCTTGCCGGAAAGCACTATCGACTGGCAGGGGATGGTCGACAATTATGATCTGATCCGGGATGGCATCGAATCGGTTTTCCCCGCGTTCAGGGATTTCAACGAGCGAGTGCGCAAGCCCCGCGGCTTCCGGCTCTATGTCGGTGCGTCGGAACGCGATTGGGGCGGGCCGGGGGCACGCGCGCATTTCCTGCTGGCGCCCGGTCTGGACGAGGATCCCGGATTGCCGGCCGATGCTCTGACGATGGCGACGATCCGTTCGCACGACCAGTACAACACCACCATCTACGGCCTCAACGACCGTTATCGCGGTATTGCCGGCCGGCGGGATATCGTATTCGTCAATGCCGATGACTTGAGTGCCCGCGGCCTGGCGCACGGCGATCTGGTCGATATCACGTCGCTGGCCGTGCCCGGCTTGTCCGATCCGCCGATGGTGAGGCGGTATACCGCTGTCGCTTACGATATTCCTCGCGGATCAGTCGCCATGTATTACCCTGAGGGCAACGGCCTGCTGCCCCTGGCTGCGCACGATCCGCAATCGGGAACACCGGCCTACAAGTCGATCCCCGTGGCGCTTCGCCCAGCCGCGGCCTGA
- the aroC gene encoding chorismate synthase, translating into MSSNSFGKLFTLTTFGESHGPAIGCVVDGCPPGLELDTDDFAMDLGRRATGRSRHTSQRRETDAIEILSGVYEGRTTGTPIGLLIRNTDQRSKDYGNLLETFRPGHADYTYWQKYGIRDPRGGGRSSARETTMRVAAGVIAKKWLAARYGIRIRGCLSQLGPHRPEAMDWDVVETNPFFWPDADQVPMLEAYMDALRKSGDSVGAKVTVVAEGVPPGWGAPIYDKLSSGIASALMSINAVKAVEIGDGIEAAAQLGSAHRDSMGVDGFASNHAGGILGGISSGQPVVAHMTLKPTSSILIPGDSIDLQGRPVEVVTKGRHDPCVGIRATPIAEAMLALVLADQALLHRAQCGDVGEVLPRLV; encoded by the coding sequence GTGTCCAGCAACAGTTTTGGCAAGCTCTTTACCCTGACCACCTTCGGCGAGAGCCACGGTCCGGCCATCGGCTGCGTCGTGGATGGCTGTCCGCCAGGCCTGGAACTGGACACGGATGACTTCGCCATGGACCTTGGGCGACGTGCGACAGGCCGCAGCCGCCATACGTCTCAACGGCGCGAAACCGATGCCATCGAGATCCTGTCCGGCGTCTACGAGGGCCGTACCACCGGTACGCCCATCGGTCTGCTGATCCGCAATACCGACCAGCGCAGCAAGGACTACGGCAATCTGCTGGAAACCTTTCGTCCCGGTCACGCCGATTACACCTATTGGCAAAAGTATGGCATTCGCGATCCCCGTGGCGGTGGACGTTCTTCGGCGCGCGAAACCACGATGCGGGTCGCGGCCGGGGTCATTGCCAAGAAGTGGCTGGCTGCGCGCTACGGCATTCGGATTCGCGGCTGTCTGAGCCAGTTGGGCCCGCACCGACCTGAGGCCATGGATTGGGACGTGGTTGAAACCAATCCCTTTTTCTGGCCGGATGCCGATCAGGTGCCGATGCTGGAAGCCTATATGGATGCCTTGCGCAAGTCCGGTGATTCAGTCGGCGCCAAGGTCACCGTGGTAGCCGAGGGCGTGCCGCCCGGCTGGGGCGCACCGATCTATGACAAATTGTCCAGCGGCATCGCTTCGGCCCTGATGTCGATCAATGCGGTCAAGGCCGTGGAAATCGGTGATGGTATCGAGGCGGCCGCCCAGCTGGGCAGTGCGCACCGCGACAGCATGGGTGTGGATGGCTTTGCATCCAATCATGCCGGCGGCATTCTTGGCGGCATCAGCAGCGGCCAGCCGGTGGTGGCGCATATGACCTTGAAGCCAACTTCCAGCATTCTGATTCCGGGCGACAGTATCGACTTGCAGGGCCGGCCGGTGGAAGTAGTGACCAAAGGCCGGCATGATCCATGTGTAGGCATCCGCGCCACTCCGATCGCCGAGGCGATGCTGGCATTGGTGCTGGCCGACCAGGCTTTGTTGCATCGTGCCCAATGTGGGGATGTCGGTGAGGTCCTGCCTCGCCTGGTATGA
- the prmB gene encoding 50S ribosomal protein L3 N(5)-glutamine methyltransferase: protein MTAELASIIDFIRYAASRFSAAGLTFGHSHDNPIDEATHLVLSSLHLPPDLPPAYGAGRLTLAERSAILALIERRISERVPVSYLVGETWFAGLKFKSDHRALVPRSPIAELIENGFSPWLDEREITRALDLCTGSGCIGIAMAEYNPSWTVDLVDVSDDALSLARENIAFQHLEGRVHAVKSDLFAGIEGQRYDLIVSNPPYVTEDEYAALPGEYAHEPKLGLTSGQDGLDICLEILDRAADHLTEEGLLIVEVGESEHALTALLPSVPFVWIEFKVGLMGIFALERRDLIEHAGAIHAAAQARAA, encoded by the coding sequence GTGACTGCCGAACTTGCTTCCATCATCGATTTCATCCGCTATGCCGCCAGCCGTTTTTCGGCCGCCGGCCTGACTTTCGGGCACAGTCACGACAACCCGATCGATGAAGCCACCCATCTGGTCTTGTCCAGTCTGCATCTGCCTCCGGATCTGCCGCCGGCCTACGGTGCCGGGCGGCTGACCCTGGCGGAGCGCAGCGCGATCCTTGCCTTGATCGAGCGCCGGATCAGCGAGCGGGTGCCGGTCTCGTATCTGGTCGGTGAAACCTGGTTTGCCGGTCTGAAGTTCAAAAGCGATCATCGTGCACTGGTGCCGCGCTCGCCGATTGCCGAGCTGATCGAAAACGGTTTCTCGCCTTGGCTGGATGAGCGCGAAATCACCCGAGCCCTTGATCTGTGCACGGGCTCGGGCTGCATCGGCATCGCGATGGCCGAATACAATCCCTCGTGGACCGTGGACCTGGTCGACGTCAGCGACGACGCCTTGTCACTGGCACGCGAAAACATCGCCTTCCAGCATCTGGAAGGGCGCGTCCATGCGGTCAAGTCCGATCTTTTCGCCGGCATCGAAGGGCAGCGCTACGATCTGATCGTGTCGAATCCGCCTTATGTCACCGAGGACGAATATGCCGCGCTGCCTGGCGAATATGCCCACGAACCCAAGCTGGGGCTGACCTCGGGGCAGGACGGGCTGGATATCTGTCTGGAAATCCTGGATCGGGCCGCCGATCACCTGACGGAGGAGGGCCTGCTGATCGTCGAGGTGGGCGAGAGCGAGCATGCCCTGACCGCCTTGCTGCCTTCGGTGCCGTTTGTCTGGATCGAATTCAAGGTCGGGCTGATGGGTATTTTCGCGCTGGAACGGCGCGATCTGATCGAACATGCCGGCGCGATCCACGCCGCGGCCCAGGCTCGGGCCGCCTGA
- a CDS encoding molybdopterin-binding protein, whose product MISYAEAMAEVLQHTGRLSVESIPLEVAQGRTLAEAVVSRCPIPPVDQAAVDGYALHCGSKSLPAGSELPLVSIRRLSRGHDPAQLGWARRIHTNAPMSDGMDAVLPLEQGQRLPPDADGNLRLRLKAPLHRGDHVHRQGAEADTGTEILPAGEVLDGPRILLAGTVGAERLRVVSRPQVAIFSTGHDRHGGLEGYCPGNSGRDVNGSYLEMMARTVGAEVRMNQPLGQCGDYFQAMLQQVRDLSLDVIICTRGEAAPRDEQMMSSLRALDARILFSKVAVTPGSSLICAQFPGGSLFFGISAEPAAMAAACRFFLMPTLARMQGRAAERPVLARLAPPLWPAGSRLPGFRRARLYQHADGTLWVQIPRSDDPLALQGVRRTNAWAVVPPHAPTWRGETRLEVYGTLPDMLDIPLERHRSETG is encoded by the coding sequence ATGATCAGTTACGCCGAAGCCATGGCTGAGGTGCTTCAGCATACGGGACGGCTGTCCGTGGAATCCATTCCGCTGGAAGTCGCCCAAGGCCGGACCCTGGCCGAAGCAGTGGTCAGTCGTTGCCCGATACCGCCTGTCGATCAGGCCGCCGTGGATGGCTATGCCCTGCATTGCGGATCGAAGTCGTTGCCCGCGGGCAGCGAGCTGCCCTTGGTATCGATACGCAGGCTGTCACGCGGACATGACCCTGCCCAGCTTGGCTGGGCTCGACGTATCCACACGAATGCGCCGATGTCCGACGGCATGGATGCGGTGCTGCCCCTGGAGCAGGGCCAGCGATTGCCACCGGACGCCGATGGCAATTTGCGTTTGAGGCTGAAAGCTCCACTGCACCGCGGCGACCATGTGCACCGGCAAGGGGCCGAGGCTGATACCGGGACCGAGATATTGCCGGCCGGAGAAGTGCTGGATGGTCCGCGCATTCTGCTGGCCGGCACGGTGGGGGCCGAGCGACTGAGAGTGGTCAGCAGGCCTCAGGTGGCCATTTTCAGCACGGGGCACGACCGGCACGGCGGACTGGAGGGCTACTGCCCAGGCAACTCCGGCCGCGATGTCAATGGCTCCTACCTGGAGATGATGGCACGCACGGTCGGGGCCGAAGTGCGAATGAATCAGCCGCTGGGGCAGTGTGGCGACTATTTTCAGGCCATGCTGCAACAGGTCCGTGATCTTTCGTTGGACGTGATCATCTGCACACGTGGAGAGGCGGCTCCGCGTGATGAACAAATGATGTCCAGTCTGCGCGCCCTTGACGCCCGCATCCTGTTTTCCAAGGTGGCCGTCACTCCGGGTTCGTCCCTGATCTGTGCGCAGTTTCCCGGGGGCAGCTTGTTCTTCGGCATTTCGGCGGAGCCCGCAGCCATGGCTGCGGCTTGCCGTTTCTTTCTGATGCCGACACTGGCCAGAATGCAGGGACGGGCCGCGGAGAGGCCTGTCCTGGCCCGGCTGGCGCCACCGTTGTGGCCGGCCGGGAGCCGATTGCCGGGTTTTCGTCGTGCCCGACTGTACCAGCACGCCGACGGAACGCTGTGGGTACAGATTCCGCGCAGTGATGATCCGCTGGCGTTGCAAGGGGTGCGCCGCACAAACGCCTGGGCGGTGGTTCCGCCACATGCCCCGACATGGCGTGGCGAGACACGACTTGAAGTCTATGGCACCCTCCCGGATATGCTGGACATTCCGCTGGAGCGGCATCGGAGCGAGACCGGATGA
- a CDS encoding ABC transporter substrate-binding protein has protein sequence MLGWTGLASAAERTVQDLAGETVALPAHPARIADLWFAHNELLVMLGGAGCIRMTVDRPETTPWMFKLAPVLHQATQIRGQANPEALLAEGIDLAFVSSPRSALPYRRLGIPTLAMEFQNADGLMHAVSLTADALGSTAAQAVARRYNQELLQVMAGLKQRLGDLTEAQRPRVLHIESLVPLRVDGGGSLIDQWIHLAGGRNAAASVKGSKQPVDFEQVLAWQPDIIIVGASAAKIDQVAANAWWRSLPAVRQGRVYRDPLGIFPWDRYGSEFLLQLQWAAKTLHPERFRDLDMPAVAHRFYADYFQHDLSEADIRRMLQGLPPAS, from the coding sequence GTGCTGGGCTGGACCGGACTGGCGTCCGCGGCAGAGCGGACCGTGCAGGATCTGGCCGGCGAGACGGTGGCATTGCCGGCGCATCCGGCACGGATTGCCGATCTGTGGTTTGCCCACAACGAGCTGCTGGTGATGCTGGGTGGTGCCGGATGCATCAGGATGACCGTGGACCGGCCCGAGACCACGCCATGGATGTTCAAGCTGGCGCCGGTCCTGCATCAGGCCACCCAGATCCGCGGCCAGGCCAATCCCGAGGCCTTGCTTGCCGAAGGCATCGATCTTGCGTTCGTTTCTTCGCCACGCTCGGCCTTGCCGTACCGTCGTCTGGGCATTCCCACGCTGGCCATGGAATTCCAGAATGCCGATGGTCTGATGCACGCCGTCAGTCTGACGGCCGATGCTCTCGGTTCGACGGCGGCGCAGGCGGTTGCCCGGCGTTACAATCAAGAGTTGCTGCAGGTGATGGCCGGCTTGAAGCAGCGACTGGGCGATCTGACCGAGGCGCAGCGTCCTCGCGTATTGCATATCGAATCCCTGGTGCCCTTGCGCGTCGATGGCGGCGGCAGCCTGATCGACCAGTGGATACATCTTGCCGGCGGTCGCAATGCCGCGGCCAGTGTGAAGGGCAGCAAACAGCCCGTCGATTTCGAACAGGTCCTGGCCTGGCAGCCCGACATCATCATTGTCGGTGCCTCGGCGGCCAAGATCGACCAGGTGGCGGCCAATGCCTGGTGGCGGTCACTGCCGGCGGTTCGCCAGGGCCGGGTCTATCGTGATCCGCTGGGGATCTTTCCCTGGGACCGATATGGCAGCGAATTCCTGCTGCAATTGCAGTGGGCGGCCAAGACCTTGCATCCGGAGCGATTCCGGGATCTGGACATGCCGGCCGTCGCACATCGCTTCTACGCCGACTATTTTCAGCATGACCTGAGCGAGGCCGATATCCGGCGGATGCTGCAGGGACTGCCTCCGGCATCGTGA
- the moaA gene encoding GTP 3',8-cyclase MoaA, which produces MKPLATDADAATLLDTLGRPLRDLRISVMDRCNFRCPYCMPESKYGEHFRFLGNDERLSYAEIYRIARLAAKLGVRKLRITGGEPLLRPDLAELIGQLRSIPGIADIALTTNGVLLPRQAERLKQAGLDRVTISLDSLDPTVFARMSGGKGDVKDVLAGISAAEAADFGGGIKINMVVQRGVNEADVLAMAEHFRGSGHVVRFIEFMDVGNRNAWQASGVVPSAELVRRIDGRWPLQAVESMDRSAVATRWRYQDGAGEIGFISSVSAPFCGGCTRARLSSDGKLYTCLFAQTGMDLRQPIRQQASDLELLQLIGGRWRNRGDRYSEVRGLQLQESAGPTRKIEMHYIGG; this is translated from the coding sequence ATGAAGCCTTTGGCGACCGACGCCGACGCCGCAACCTTGCTCGACACGCTGGGAAGACCGTTGCGTGACCTGCGGATATCCGTCATGGACCGCTGCAATTTCCGCTGCCCGTATTGCATGCCTGAGTCGAAATATGGCGAGCATTTCCGGTTTCTGGGAAACGACGAGCGTCTGAGCTATGCCGAGATCTACAGGATTGCGCGGTTGGCGGCCAAGCTGGGTGTTCGCAAGCTGCGGATCACCGGCGGCGAGCCTCTGCTGCGGCCTGATCTCGCCGAGCTGATCGGTCAGTTGCGCTCCATTCCCGGGATTGCCGATATCGCCCTGACCACCAATGGGGTTCTGTTGCCACGCCAGGCCGAGCGTCTGAAGCAAGCCGGACTGGATCGCGTCACGATCAGCCTGGACAGCCTTGATCCAACGGTTTTCGCGCGCATGAGCGGCGGAAAAGGAGACGTGAAAGACGTGCTGGCCGGTATTTCGGCCGCAGAGGCAGCGGATTTCGGCGGTGGCATCAAGATCAATATGGTGGTGCAGCGAGGCGTCAACGAGGCGGATGTGCTGGCCATGGCCGAGCATTTCCGTGGCAGCGGCCATGTGGTCCGATTCATCGAATTCATGGACGTCGGCAACCGCAATGCATGGCAGGCATCCGGCGTGGTACCGTCGGCCGAACTGGTCCGGCGCATTGATGGCCGCTGGCCACTGCAGGCGGTGGAGTCGATGGATCGCAGTGCGGTGGCCACGCGCTGGCGCTATCAGGACGGCGCCGGCGAAATCGGTTTCATTTCATCGGTGAGCGCGCCATTCTGCGGCGGCTGCACACGGGCGCGGCTGTCTTCCGACGGCAAGCTCTATACCTGCCTGTTTGCCCAGACCGGCATGGATCTGCGCCAGCCGATACGCCAGCAGGCCAGTGATCTGGAGCTGCTGCAGCTGATCGGTGGACGCTGGCGCAATCGTGGTGATCGCTACAGCGAAGTCCGCGGCCTGCAGTTGCAGGAGTCGGCCGGCCCGACCCGGAAAATTGAAATGCATTACATCGGGGGCTGA
- the fdhD gene encoding formate dehydrogenase accessory sulfurtransferase FdhD: MAARLEVVRAGGSHSGRARDWVSAEVPVEISFDGQAFAVMMASPADLEDFACGFARTEAGIEDLAAIQAITVQHRLEGIQLDIRLVGQTAMAFAERLLPGRSGCGLCGSRTLEDVVRQPAMIESGPVMTHAALDRALAVLHDAQPAGQLTGSLHAAAWFSIQGELRLVREDIGRHNALDKLLGSLWRQGLSMDEGFLVVTSRASYEMVTKAATAGIAIMAAISAPTALAVRLADSCGLTLIGFARPGRCLIYSHEHRFLDTPEFDSPPA, from the coding sequence TTGGCGGCCCGCTTGGAGGTGGTCCGTGCCGGGGGGAGCCACAGCGGCAGGGCCCGGGACTGGGTAAGCGCCGAGGTGCCCGTGGAAATCAGTTTCGACGGACAGGCTTTTGCGGTCATGATGGCCAGTCCTGCCGATCTGGAGGATTTCGCCTGCGGTTTTGCCCGCACCGAAGCTGGCATCGAAGATCTGGCGGCGATCCAGGCGATCACGGTCCAGCACCGGCTGGAAGGCATCCAGCTCGATATCCGGCTGGTCGGTCAGACGGCGATGGCATTTGCGGAACGATTGCTGCCTGGCCGCAGCGGTTGCGGCCTCTGCGGCTCGCGCACGTTGGAGGATGTGGTGCGCCAGCCGGCCATGATCGAATCCGGCCCGGTCATGACGCATGCCGCCCTGGATCGGGCCTTGGCCGTGCTGCATGATGCTCAGCCCGCCGGTCAGCTGACCGGCTCCCTGCATGCCGCCGCCTGGTTTTCGATACAGGGCGAACTGCGACTGGTACGCGAAGATATTGGCCGCCATAATGCGCTGGACAAACTGCTGGGTTCGCTGTGGCGACAAGGGCTGTCGATGGACGAGGGCTTTCTGGTAGTGACCAGCCGGGCCAGCTATGAAATGGTGACCAAGGCGGCAACGGCCGGCATTGCCATCATGGCCGCCATCTCGGCGCCGACGGCACTGGCGGTCCGGCTGGCTGACAGTTGCGGCCTGACACTGATCGGTTTTGCCCGTCCTGGCCGTTGTCTGATCTATTCCCATGAGCATCGATTTCTTGATACCCCCGAGTTCGACAGTCCGCCCGCCTAA
- a CDS encoding NTP transferase domain-containing protein gives MTASLRRPDDAAETTERVAGLLLAGGYSRRMGRDKAGMIYHGRDQLHHAFDLLQSLTTACYVAIREDQLAEDHRSTLPCLLDIAGVAGPAAGLLAAQRRHPEASWLLLACDMPLMDRSTLQALLLAAKVDQQAAVIAYAAADGRIEPMCSLWRPASKVCLQREATTSRNGLRHIAEQLRIRLLQAAEPERLVNANTPDESAAILSRLQ, from the coding sequence ATGACTGCAAGCTTGCGCCGTCCTGACGATGCCGCCGAGACAACGGAGCGTGTGGCAGGTCTGTTGCTTGCCGGTGGATACAGTCGGCGAATGGGCAGGGACAAGGCAGGCATGATTTATCATGGCCGTGACCAGCTGCACCATGCTTTTGATCTGCTGCAGTCTCTGACCACGGCCTGTTATGTCGCCATTCGTGAAGATCAGCTTGCGGAAGACCATCGGTCCACATTGCCCTGCCTGCTAGATATCGCGGGTGTGGCAGGACCTGCCGCTGGATTGCTGGCTGCCCAGCGGAGGCACCCGGAAGCCAGCTGGCTGCTGCTGGCCTGCGACATGCCCTTGATGGATCGCTCGACGCTGCAAGCACTGCTGTTGGCGGCAAAGGTGGATCAGCAAGCCGCGGTGATCGCTTATGCAGCAGCAGATGGCAGGATCGAGCCGATGTGCTCGCTGTGGCGCCCAGCCAGCAAGGTCTGCCTGCAACGCGAGGCGACAACATCGAGAAACGGGTTGCGGCATATCGCCGAACAGTTGCGGATCAGGCTGTTGCAGGCAGCTGAACCGGAACGTCTGGTCAATGCCAATACGCCGGACGAATCCGCTGCTATCCTGAGCCGATTGCAATAG